The Pseudomonas sp. R4-35-07 nucleotide sequence AGGAGCAGGATCAACTCCTGCTGGGCGCGTACCCGCTCCAGGTGCTGCAGTTGTTCCTGTTGCGCGCGCTGGTTGAGTTCCAGGGCGATTTGCAGGCGGCTGTTCTGGTTTTCCAGGTCGGCGGTCGGCACCGTGGCGGGAATTTCGCTGAACAGGCCATCAACCACCATCAGGTAGCCGCGCAGCAGGTGACGATTGTGTTGTTTGTAGGCCTCGCCCATTTCCAGCAGGCTCAGCGGGCCATCGTTGGTGTGCAGGGTGTAGCGCACCAGGTAGTGGGGGCTGAGGGTCAGTTGCTGCTGGATCGCGTCGTGCAGTTGATAGCGTGCCTGGGGCTCCATCAGGCTGGCGTACGGCGTGCCGATCAGGGCACAGAGCTCGACCGCCGGCAGGCCGAATTGGCGTTCGCAATTGGGGTCGAGGTAGAGCAGCGCCCAGCTTGCCTCATTAAGCCGCTCGAAACGCAGCATACCGAGGCGCGAAGGCACCGGTAATTGCGTCACTACCTCGGCCGCCGTTCGGGCGACATCGGGTTGGCTTTTCATGGGGAAACTCGCTTGGAAAAATGCGCACGGCGCCGGGCTCACGCCCTCTTTACTGTTGCCTGCGGCAAGGTTGCATCATGCGGCACGCACTGACAAGAGAGGATGAAGGCTAAGTGCTATAACCCTGTTATCGGCCACGCAGGGCGTTTCTGCAGTCGAAGTGACGGAAGGTGTACAAGCCTGTCCTATGTATACAACAAACGGGCAAAAAAAGCCCCGCCAAGTGGCGGGGTTGAGGTACGAGCGTGGCGCTCGGAAATCGGTGCGGCAAAGGCCTCCCGCTCAGGGGAGGCCGCTGCGGCTTACAGCAGCATGGTGCGGATGTCGTTCAGCAGCTGGCTCAGGCGCTGGGTGAAGCGTGCCGCCGCCGCGCCGTTGATCACGCGGTGATCGTAGGACAGCGACAGTGGCAGCATCAGCTTGGGCTGGAACGCTTTACCGTCCCAGACTGGCTGGATAGTTGCCTTGGACACACCCAGGATCGCCACTTCCGGCGCGTTGACGATTGGCGTGAAGCCAGTACCGCCAATATGCCCGAGGCTGGAGATGGTGAAGCACGCGCCCTGCATGTCGTCCGGGGTGAGCTTCTTGTCGCGGGCCTTGGCGGCCAACGCAGCAGCCTCGGCAGCCAGTTGCAGCAGGCTCTTCTGGTCGACGTTCTTGATGACCGGTACCAGCAGGCCGTCAGGCGTGTCTACCGCAAAGCCGATGTGCACGTACTTCTTGCGAATGATCGCCTTGCCGCTTGGCGCCAGCGAGCTGTTGAAGTCCGGCAGTTCCTTGAGCAGATGCGCACAGGCCTTGAGCAGCAGAGGCAACACGGTCAGTTTCACGCCGGCCTTCTCGGCCACGGCTTTCTGCGCAACGCGGAAAGCTTCCAGGTCGGTGATATCGGCCTGGTCGAACTGAGTCACGTGCGGGATGTTCAGCCAGCTCGCGTGCAGACCTGCCGCGCCGATTTGCATCAGGCGGGTCATCGGCACTTCTTCGATTTCGCCGAAACGGCTGAAATCCACGGTGCGGATCGGCGGAATGCCCGAGCCACCGGTAGCGCCGCCGGCAGCTGGCGCTTCCTTGGCTTTCTGCATCATGGCCTTGACGTAGGCCTGCACGTCTTCCTTCAGTACACGGCCGTGAGGGCCGCTGGCCGAGACGGCGCCCAGCTCGACACCAAACTCACGGGCCAGCTGACGCACGGCAGGGCCGGCGTGAACCTTGGCACCGCTTGGCGCGGGTGCGGCGGCAGCAGGAGCCGGTGCAGCTTCGGCTTTGGCAGCCGGCGCAGGCGCGGCAGCGGCCGGAGCAGCTTCAGCCTTGGCCGCAGCCGGAGCGGCGGCAGGTGCTGGAGCAGCAGGCGCTGCGCCTTGTACTTTCAGCTTGAGGATGAAATCGC carries:
- the aceF gene encoding dihydrolipoyllysine-residue acetyltransferase, whose protein sequence is MSELIRVPDIGSGEGEVIELFVKVGDTVEADQSILTLESDKASMEIPAPKAGVVKSLKVKLGDRLKEGDELLELEIEGAADAAPAAAPAAAAAPAPAAEKPAAAEAAPAPAAAPAAATVQDIHVPDIGSSGKAKIIELLVKVGDTVEADQSLITLESDKASMEIPSPAAGVVESIAVKLEDEVGTGDFILKLKVQGAAPAAPAPAAAPAAAKAEAAPAAAAPAPAAKAEAAPAPAAAAPAPSGAKVHAGPAVRQLAREFGVELGAVSASGPHGRVLKEDVQAYVKAMMQKAKEAPAAGGATGGSGIPPIRTVDFSRFGEIEEVPMTRLMQIGAAGLHASWLNIPHVTQFDQADITDLEAFRVAQKAVAEKAGVKLTVLPLLLKACAHLLKELPDFNSSLAPSGKAIIRKKYVHIGFAVDTPDGLLVPVIKNVDQKSLLQLAAEAAALAAKARDKKLTPDDMQGACFTISSLGHIGGTGFTPIVNAPEVAILGVSKATIQPVWDGKAFQPKLMLPLSLSYDHRVINGAAAARFTQRLSQLLNDIRTMLL